One region of Fervidobacterium sp. genomic DNA includes:
- the hfq gene encoding RNA chaperone Hfq gives MRYFNILFGGIFVAKEKFNLQDRFLNIVRTKKIEVKVYLVNGFQTKGIVRSFDNFTVLIESGKQQTLIYKHAISTILPSEYIMLMKTEEEQSSAEEEQQQ, from the coding sequence ATGCGTTACTTTAATATATTATTTGGGGGGATTTTTGTGGCAAAAGAAAAGTTCAACCTTCAAGATCGGTTTTTGAACATAGTAAGGACAAAAAAGATAGAGGTTAAGGTTTATCTTGTCAACGGCTTTCAAACCAAGGGAATAGTACGTTCTTTTGATAACTTTACTGTGCTAATCGAAAGCGGAAAACAGCAAACGTTGATTTACAAGCATGCGATTAGTACTATTTTACCATCTGAGTATATCATGTTAATGAAAACAGAAGAAGAACAATCTTCTGCGGAAGAAGAACAACAACAATAA
- a CDS encoding 3-methyl-2-oxobutanoate dehydrogenase subunit VorB, which yields MSERVLVKGTEAIGEAAIRAGCRLFFGYPITPQNELPEYMSKRMPEVNGTFLQTESEVATVNMLYGAACTGTRVMTSTSSPGFSLMQEGISYMACAELPAVLVNVVRGGPGLGDIQPSQGDYWQATKGGGHGDYKLIVLAPSTVQEAVDLTVLAFDLADKYRTPVVIIADGVIGQMMEPVTFPEFRDLNTLPKHEDWALTGANGREKHIIVSFDIDPHVLEKMNLKLIQKYKEIENTEKRWEEYRLDDADIVITAFGTVGRIAKSVVEQARKEGIKVGLFRPITLWPFPYETLEEISKGKKLIFDVEMNMGQMLEDVKLAVKDHAPIDYYGRLGGVVPTPEEILNVLKSKIGR from the coding sequence ATGAGCGAAAGGGTACTTGTAAAAGGAACAGAAGCAATAGGAGAAGCAGCAATCAGAGCAGGTTGTAGACTGTTTTTTGGATATCCTATAACACCACAGAATGAATTACCTGAATATATGTCAAAAAGGATGCCAGAAGTAAATGGTACATTCCTTCAAACGGAAAGTGAAGTAGCAACGGTAAATATGTTGTATGGTGCTGCGTGTACAGGTACGAGGGTTATGACTTCAACTTCTTCCCCTGGATTTAGTCTTATGCAAGAAGGTATTTCTTACATGGCATGTGCTGAATTACCAGCTGTACTTGTCAATGTCGTGCGTGGTGGACCTGGATTAGGTGATATCCAACCTTCTCAAGGAGATTATTGGCAGGCAACAAAGGGTGGGGGACACGGAGATTACAAACTTATCGTACTTGCACCATCAACTGTTCAGGAAGCCGTTGATTTAACAGTTCTTGCATTTGATTTAGCTGATAAGTACAGAACACCCGTGGTTATAATAGCTGATGGTGTTATCGGTCAAATGATGGAACCTGTTACATTTCCAGAATTTAGAGATTTAAATACACTTCCAAAACACGAAGACTGGGCATTGACAGGAGCGAATGGAAGAGAAAAGCACATAATAGTTTCGTTTGACATAGACCCACACGTCCTTGAAAAGATGAATTTAAAGCTTATTCAAAAATACAAGGAGATTGAAAACACAGAGAAACGCTGGGAAGAGTATAGGCTTGACGATGCGGATATAGTCATTACAGCGTTTGGTACGGTAGGTAGGATTGCAAAAAGTGTTGTTGAACAAGCAAGAAAGGAAGGTATAAAAGTAGGTTTGTTCAGGCCTATAACGCTTTGGCCATTTCCATACGAAACACTTGAAGAAATTTCAAAAGGTAAAAAATTAATATTCGACGTTGAAATGAATATGGGACAGATGCTTGAAGATGTAAAATTGGCTGTCAAAGACCACGCACCAATCGATTACTATGGCAGACTTGGTGGTGTTGTACCAACACCAGAAGAAATTCTGAACGTTCTGAAGTCAAAAATCGGGAGGTAA
- a CDS encoding 2-oxoacid:acceptor oxidoreductase family protein, with amino-acid sequence MTTRMIFAGFGGQGVMLMGQIISLAGMFEGKHVTWMPSYGPEMRGGTANCTVVISSEEVASPVTDKAEVIVAMNIPSLLKFEKYVVENGFFLLNQSVIDREVTRKDIKVIKVPCNEIADELGNLKVANMVMLGAVVGATGVVRVDSVFDALEKKLSGGKAALIEINKKAIVKGYELVKK; translated from the coding sequence ATGACAACAAGAATGATTTTTGCGGGATTTGGTGGACAAGGTGTAATGTTAATGGGGCAGATCATATCCTTAGCTGGTATGTTTGAGGGAAAACATGTTACATGGATGCCATCATATGGTCCTGAAATGAGAGGAGGTACTGCAAACTGTACAGTTGTAATTAGCAGCGAAGAAGTTGCTTCACCAGTTACGGACAAAGCAGAAGTTATCGTCGCGATGAACATACCTTCATTACTAAAATTTGAGAAATACGTTGTAGAGAATGGATTTTTCTTACTAAATCAATCAGTTATAGATAGAGAAGTGACAAGGAAAGATATTAAAGTAATAAAAGTACCATGTAATGAAATAGCAGATGAATTGGGAAATCTAAAAGTAGCCAACATGGTAATGCTTGGTGCTGTTGTCGGAGCAACTGGTGTTGTAAGAGTCGATAGCGTGTTTGACGCTCTCGAGAAAAAACTAAGTGGTGGCAAAGCAGCTTTAATAGAAATAAACAAAAAAGCCATTGTGAAAGGATACGAATTGGTAAAAAAATAA
- the hflX gene encoding GTPase HflX: MKDRAILVAVESSYNKKAEESIEELEALCNTIEIEVVDKVIQKRVNPDSATYVGVGKLEKIKNFCYANAINLIVIDDEISPVQYRNIEEYTKLKVLDRTQVILEIFSRHATTKEGKIQIEMAKLSYELPRLRGKGVQLSNPGGGIGTRGPGETLLELDRRKIKERINYLKRELSRIRISRQISRKTRIESGYYIFSIAGYTNAGKSTLLSALANEKDIVVSEKLFSTLSPAVRKVKLPNSRCILLSDTVGFINKLPHTLIEAFHSTLEEIIYSDVIMLLVDLSDRNYKDKINASYNVLGEIGVLEKPIFVVFNKIDLVPLDYLELVKYEYPDAVFISAKKRIGFEQLYKKISKYIDMFDYRARIYVRQSDFGKIMKYSEYLEWNIVEESQTDEGTLILDLKGPRNVVEKCKSQLLI; encoded by the coding sequence TTGAAAGATAGAGCTATCTTGGTTGCCGTCGAAAGTTCTTATAACAAGAAAGCAGAAGAATCGATCGAAGAGCTTGAAGCACTTTGCAACACTATAGAAATAGAAGTGGTGGATAAGGTTATTCAAAAAAGGGTTAATCCGGATTCGGCAACCTATGTAGGAGTAGGAAAATTGGAAAAAATTAAGAACTTTTGTTACGCAAATGCTATAAATTTGATAGTAATCGATGATGAAATATCACCCGTTCAATACAGAAATATAGAGGAATATACAAAGCTCAAAGTGCTTGACAGAACTCAAGTTATTCTCGAAATCTTCTCCAGACACGCCACGACAAAAGAAGGAAAAATTCAAATAGAGATGGCAAAATTGTCTTACGAACTTCCAAGATTAAGAGGAAAAGGTGTTCAACTTTCAAATCCAGGTGGTGGAATAGGTACAAGAGGACCTGGCGAGACTTTGTTGGAGTTGGATAGAAGAAAGATAAAAGAAAGAATAAATTACTTGAAACGTGAGCTTAGTAGGATAAGAATATCGCGTCAAATTTCAAGAAAGACAAGAATTGAAAGTGGTTATTATATATTTTCAATAGCAGGGTACACAAATGCAGGCAAAAGTACGTTGTTGAGTGCATTGGCAAATGAAAAAGACATCGTCGTATCAGAAAAACTGTTTTCAACACTTAGTCCAGCTGTTCGAAAGGTAAAACTTCCTAATAGCAGATGTATTCTCTTATCTGACACTGTTGGATTTATAAACAAATTACCTCACACACTCATAGAAGCTTTTCATTCAACGCTTGAAGAGATTATATATTCTGACGTGATAATGCTTCTTGTAGATCTTAGCGACAGGAACTATAAAGATAAAATCAATGCCTCTTACAACGTACTTGGGGAAATAGGTGTCCTTGAGAAGCCTATCTTTGTTGTTTTCAACAAGATCGATCTGGTTCCCCTGGATTATTTGGAGTTGGTAAAATATGAATATCCAGATGCCGTTTTCATCTCAGCGAAGAAGCGTATAGGATTTGAACAACTTTACAAAAAGATAAGCAAATATATAGATATGTTCGACTATAGAGCAAGGATATATGTTCGACAATCTGATTTTGGAAAGATAATGAAGTACTCCGAATACCTCGAATGGAATATTGTAGAAGAATCCCAAACTGATGAAGGAACGTTAATTTTGGATCTAAAGGGTCCAAGAAATGTTGTTGAAAAATGTAAAAGTCAATTATTAATTTGA
- the rpsT gene encoding 30S ribosomal protein S20: MPNIKSAEKRVRVSEKRRILNKAYKTSMKNKIKAVLTAIAQKKSVEEIQELFKKAQSAIDKAARRGAIHKNQASRRKSRLAAKVKAYIAAKEQGV, encoded by the coding sequence ATGCCAAACATAAAATCTGCTGAAAAAAGGGTACGTGTCTCTGAAAAAAGAAGAATATTGAACAAAGCATATAAGACGAGTATGAAAAATAAGATAAAAGCAGTGTTAACCGCAATCGCCCAAAAAAAATCTGTAGAGGAAATTCAAGAACTTTTCAAAAAAGCTCAGAGTGCTATAGATAAAGCAGCTAGAAGAGGCGCGATACACAAAAATCAGGCAAGTAGGAGGAAATCAAGATTGGCAGCTAAGGTTAAAGCTTACATAGCTGCTAAAGAACAAGGGGTGTAA
- the metK gene encoding methionine adenosyltransferase, which translates to MRRLFTSESVTEGHPDKMADQISDAILDAIIAEDPRARVAVETLLTTGVAVVAGEVTTKAYVDVQDIVRKTVLDIGYTRAKYGFDGETCAVLSSIHSQSPDIALGVDEAAEFKEGQKAEDELEKVGAGDQGMMFGYATNETEEFMPLPIMLAHKLAMKLTEVRKTGIVPFLRPDGKTQVTVEYDENDKPVRVDTVLISTQHEPDVTIPEIKEALVKHVIEPVIPENLRDSKLKILVNPTGRFVLGGPSADTGLTGRKIIVDTYGGAIPHGGGAFSGKDPTKVDRSAHYFARYVAKNVVAAGLADKFMIQVAYAIGVARPVSIMINTYGTAKVDEEKLLKVITELFDFRPGAIIKKLNLLRPIYRKTAAYGHFGRNDPDFTWEKTDMVRELKAAFNL; encoded by the coding sequence ATGAGAAGACTTTTCACAAGCGAAAGTGTTACAGAAGGACACCCAGACAAGATGGCAGATCAAATCAGTGATGCCATCTTAGACGCGATTATTGCAGAGGATCCAAGAGCACGTGTAGCTGTTGAAACACTTTTAACAACAGGTGTTGCTGTTGTTGCCGGCGAAGTAACAACGAAGGCTTATGTAGATGTTCAGGACATTGTTAGAAAGACTGTACTCGACATTGGCTACACAAGAGCAAAGTACGGTTTTGATGGTGAAACATGCGCTGTTCTTTCCTCAATTCACAGTCAGTCACCGGATATCGCGCTCGGTGTTGACGAAGCAGCTGAGTTTAAAGAAGGGCAAAAGGCTGAAGATGAACTTGAAAAGGTCGGTGCTGGTGACCAAGGTATGATGTTTGGGTACGCAACAAACGAAACTGAAGAGTTTATGCCATTACCGATTATGCTTGCACACAAACTCGCCATGAAGCTTACAGAGGTTAGAAAAACTGGCATAGTTCCATTTTTGAGACCAGATGGAAAGACTCAAGTTACGGTGGAATATGACGAAAATGATAAACCGGTAAGGGTTGACACAGTGCTTATCTCTACCCAGCACGAACCAGATGTAACCATACCAGAGATTAAAGAAGCACTTGTTAAACATGTAATTGAACCCGTGATACCAGAAAATTTAAGAGACAGTAAGCTTAAGATACTTGTTAACCCAACTGGAAGGTTTGTTCTTGGAGGACCTTCGGCCGATACCGGATTAACTGGTAGGAAGATAATAGTTGATACATACGGTGGAGCAATACCACATGGTGGAGGAGCATTCAGTGGAAAGGATCCAACAAAAGTGGATAGATCAGCACATTACTTTGCAAGATACGTTGCAAAAAACGTTGTTGCCGCAGGTCTTGCTGATAAGTTCATGATTCAAGTTGCTTATGCTATAGGTGTTGCAAGACCAGTTTCAATAATGATTAACACTTATGGAACAGCAAAAGTAGATGAAGAAAAACTCCTTAAAGTTATAACAGAACTTTTTGACTTCCGACCTGGTGCTATTATAAAGAAGCTTAACTTACTCAGACCAATCTACAGAAAGACAGCTGCTTATGGTCATTTTGGTAGAAACGATCCGGATTTCACATGGGAAAAGACCGATATGGTCAGGGAATTAAAAGCTGCATTTAATCTTTAA
- a CDS encoding thiamine pyrophosphate-dependent enzyme — MAFQVIFKRPQSLTEKEFTYCPGCTHGIIHRLIAEVLDELGIREKTIAVAPIGCSVFAYQFFNTDATVAAHGRAPAVATGIKRARPDLYAFTYQGDGDLAAIGTAEIVHAANRGEKITTIFVNNAIYGMTGGQMAPTTLLGMKTTTTPYGRSATNDGYPLHVAELIKETKGVAFLARTKVNTPQDVQKTKRAIRKAFLAQVKGIGFGMVEVLSTCPTNWGIDPISSLKWLEEHMVPEYPLGIFVDKVGDEQ; from the coding sequence ATGGCATTTCAAGTAATTTTCAAAAGACCACAAAGCCTAACGGAAAAAGAATTTACCTATTGTCCTGGTTGCACACACGGAATTATACATAGACTTATTGCCGAAGTACTCGATGAGCTTGGTATAAGGGAAAAAACAATAGCAGTTGCACCTATTGGATGTTCTGTTTTTGCATATCAATTTTTCAATACTGACGCAACGGTTGCAGCACATGGAAGAGCACCAGCTGTTGCAACCGGAATAAAAAGAGCAAGACCTGACCTTTACGCCTTCACATACCAAGGTGACGGTGACCTTGCAGCAATAGGTACAGCGGAGATTGTTCATGCTGCAAATAGAGGAGAAAAAATAACCACAATATTTGTTAACAACGCTATCTATGGAATGACCGGCGGTCAGATGGCACCAACAACGCTCCTAGGGATGAAAACCACGACAACACCGTATGGAAGAAGTGCAACAAACGATGGTTATCCATTGCACGTAGCCGAATTAATAAAAGAAACAAAAGGAGTAGCGTTTCTTGCCAGAACAAAAGTTAATACACCACAAGATGTACAGAAGACAAAAAGAGCTATAAGAAAAGCATTTTTAGCGCAGGTAAAAGGTATAGGTTTCGGGATGGTGGAAGTATTATCAACTTGTCCAACAAACTGGGGTATCGATCCTATATCTTCCCTTAAGTGGCTTGAAGAACACATGGTACCTGAATATCCTCTTGGTATTTTCGTAGACAAAGTAGGTGATGAACAATGA
- a CDS encoding DUF2089 domain-containing protein has translation MGEIPNDIRTILEALARKEISVEEAEKLILIIKQKDNYSKKSEKRSKSLIGKDFVLESDQEYLGSIVAVNSNVVIKGKVIGDLELVFSDVYFSGEVDGNVEAVGCKIKWDGGTIKGKLEIVGCNYSGMKPRVKGTVNEINNLFVNGVLGTVKLFIKPIISGIKIEE, from the coding sequence ATGGGAGAGATCCCAAACGATATTAGAACAATTCTGGAGGCCTTAGCAAGAAAAGAGATAAGTGTTGAGGAGGCAGAGAAACTTATTTTGATCATTAAACAAAAAGATAATTACAGTAAGAAAAGTGAGAAACGCAGCAAGAGTTTAATTGGAAAAGATTTCGTTCTCGAAAGTGATCAGGAGTATTTGGGAAGTATCGTAGCTGTGAACAGTAACGTTGTTATTAAAGGAAAGGTTATTGGAGATCTTGAATTAGTGTTTAGTGATGTGTACTTTTCAGGAGAAGTTGATGGAAATGTCGAGGCTGTTGGCTGCAAGATAAAATGGGATGGCGGGACTATAAAAGGGAAGCTCGAAATCGTAGGCTGCAATTACTCTGGAATGAAGCCACGTGTAAAAGGTACTGTCAATGAAATTAATAATTTGTTTGTTAATGGTGTTCTTGGTACTGTAAAGTTATTCATAAAACCTATTATATCCGGAATAAAGATAGAAGAATAG
- a CDS encoding M23 family metallopeptidase: MSKSVGVLYFLIILSSLVFSLYAVPVDNSYVTATFMEFRSTGSAPHFHSGVDFSTFLKEGVPIKSADDGFLVRLEIDKNGIYGMTVVLEHMDGYRTLYAHLSKFSERLDKLVSMLKSEFGEQRIEVEFENEDIKFSRGEIIGYSGRTGEAAKPHAHFEVRSKDEKILYNPLKFIEKNQLRVVQSNVILKSILIEGKEYAYTNASTYYFSGEYPKIAVEAYTELAKNLLGVKEIRMYFSNKLVYHIIFDELPMQLWERPYEVYDEKTIMTSLMYRGFYKLHGDSNLGSIKVNDVDKQKMNNYNVKIEILDDFGNQGTFTFSLIKRG; encoded by the coding sequence ATGAGTAAAAGCGTTGGAGTTTTGTATTTTTTGATTATTTTATCTTCATTAGTTTTCTCCTTGTATGCCGTACCTGTTGATAACAGCTACGTTACCGCAACGTTTATGGAATTTCGTTCAACGGGAAGTGCACCTCATTTTCATTCGGGAGTTGATTTCAGCACTTTCCTAAAAGAAGGTGTTCCGATAAAATCTGCCGACGACGGGTTTCTCGTAAGACTTGAAATAGATAAAAATGGCATTTATGGAATGACCGTTGTGCTTGAGCATATGGATGGTTATCGAACTTTATACGCGCATCTTTCAAAATTTTCAGAAAGACTGGATAAATTGGTTTCAATGCTCAAATCAGAGTTTGGCGAGCAAAGAATAGAAGTGGAATTTGAAAATGAAGACATCAAATTCTCCAGAGGGGAAATAATAGGATATTCTGGTCGAACCGGTGAGGCAGCAAAGCCACACGCGCATTTCGAAGTGAGAAGCAAAGACGAGAAAATTCTTTACAACCCACTGAAATTTATAGAGAAAAATCAACTGAGAGTGGTCCAGTCAAATGTTATTTTGAAAAGTATATTAATCGAAGGAAAAGAATATGCCTACACTAACGCAAGTACGTATTATTTCTCAGGTGAATATCCCAAAATAGCTGTGGAGGCTTACACAGAATTAGCAAAAAATTTACTTGGAGTTAAGGAAATAAGAATGTACTTTTCTAATAAGTTAGTGTATCATATTATATTTGATGAACTACCGATGCAGCTATGGGAAAGACCATATGAGGTTTACGATGAAAAGACGATTATGACAAGTTTGATGTATCGTGGTTTCTATAAATTGCACGGCGATAGCAACCTTGGTTCTATAAAAGTAAATGATGTTGACAAGCAGAAAATGAATAACTACAATGTTAAGATAGAAATTCTCGATGACTTTGGTAACCAAGGGACCTTTACATTTAGCCTAATAAAACGCGGGTAA
- the guaB gene encoding IMP dehydrogenase, with protein MPKRTKRLEKDNTSIVIKERFEHFDEALTFDDVLLVPQYSEVLPSDTDVSTRLTRQIKLNIPLVSAAMDTVTESELAKALAREGGIGIIHKNLSVKEQAHQVEIVKRTENGVIENPVVIHPNDTVFNALKLMAEYKIGGFPVVDDEGYLVGLLTNRDVRFETDVSKKVKELMTPRERLIVAHPGISLEKAKEILHTHRIEKLPIVDDKNKLLGLITIKDVLSVIEHPNAARDSKGRLIVGAAVGTSKDTFDRVEALVKAGVDVIVVDTAHGHSKKVIETVKKLKKLYPELPIIAGNVATAEATEELIKAGADAVKVGIGPGSICTTRVVAGIGVPQLSAILQCSKAARKYDIPIIADGGIRYSGDIVKALAAGAESVMIGSIFAGTEESPGETVLYQGRKYKVYRGMGSIGAMKSGSADRYFQNQNQKFVPEGVEGMVPYKGAVKDVVYQLVGGLRAGMGYVGAMNIFELQKRAKFIRVTHASVKESHPHDIIITKEPPNYWSSER; from the coding sequence ATGCCGAAAAGAACTAAAAGATTGGAGAAAGATAACACTTCAATCGTTATCAAAGAAAGGTTTGAGCATTTTGACGAGGCATTAACTTTTGATGATGTCTTACTAGTACCTCAGTACAGTGAAGTACTTCCATCTGATACTGATGTATCCACCAGATTAACACGTCAAATAAAGCTTAACATACCGCTTGTCAGCGCAGCAATGGATACAGTTACCGAAAGTGAACTTGCAAAGGCACTTGCCCGTGAAGGTGGAATAGGTATAATCCACAAAAACCTTTCTGTCAAAGAACAAGCTCATCAAGTGGAGATCGTAAAACGTACGGAAAATGGCGTTATTGAAAACCCTGTTGTTATACATCCAAACGATACTGTTTTCAACGCGTTAAAATTAATGGCCGAGTACAAAATTGGTGGTTTTCCAGTTGTAGATGATGAAGGATACTTGGTCGGATTATTGACAAACAGAGATGTTCGATTTGAAACGGATGTATCTAAGAAAGTCAAGGAACTGATGACCCCAAGAGAAAGGTTGATAGTAGCGCATCCAGGTATTTCGCTTGAGAAGGCTAAGGAGATACTTCATACACACAGAATAGAAAAACTACCTATAGTAGATGATAAGAACAAACTTTTGGGATTAATAACAATAAAAGACGTACTAAGCGTTATAGAACATCCAAACGCTGCACGTGACTCAAAAGGGAGACTGATCGTTGGCGCAGCCGTTGGTACCTCAAAAGACACATTTGACAGAGTTGAAGCACTTGTTAAAGCTGGGGTTGACGTAATAGTGGTTGATACTGCACACGGTCATTCAAAAAAAGTCATCGAAACGGTGAAAAAACTGAAAAAATTATATCCTGAATTACCTATTATAGCTGGAAATGTGGCAACGGCAGAGGCAACCGAGGAACTTATCAAAGCAGGAGCAGATGCTGTTAAAGTTGGTATTGGACCAGGTTCAATATGCACAACAAGAGTGGTAGCGGGCATAGGCGTTCCACAACTAAGTGCTATTTTACAATGTTCAAAAGCGGCAAGAAAGTACGACATTCCTATTATTGCCGACGGAGGTATTAGGTACTCTGGAGATATTGTCAAAGCATTAGCTGCTGGTGCAGAAAGTGTAATGATTGGTAGTATCTTTGCTGGTACAGAAGAATCACCAGGTGAAACCGTTTTGTATCAAGGAAGAAAATACAAAGTTTACAGAGGTATGGGTTCAATAGGGGCTATGAAATCAGGAAGTGCGGATAGATACTTCCAAAATCAAAATCAAAAATTTGTTCCAGAAGGCGTTGAAGGTATGGTACCATACAAAGGAGCTGTAAAAGATGTTGTTTATCAGCTTGTTGGTGGACTAAGAGCTGGAATGGGATACGTTGGCGCAATGAATATATTTGAATTACAAAAACGGGCGAAGTTTATAAGAGTTACACACGCTTCAGTAAAAGAAAGTCACCCACACGACATCATAATCACAAAAGAGCCACCAAACTATTGGTCAAGCGAAAGATAA
- a CDS encoding DUF2089 domain-containing protein, with the protein MPMMLPKCPVCGKAMKVTQLKCDEDGVSVSGYFEVPAFCFLDEEDAKFIIMFLRTKGNLKEMERLTGIGYFALRGRLDKVLEKMGLTPIEEMIEETQGTDEDVFKLLREKKITVEEAIALLKRKKAQE; encoded by the coding sequence ATGCCAATGATGTTACCTAAATGTCCAGTGTGTGGGAAAGCAATGAAGGTGACCCAACTGAAATGTGATGAAGATGGAGTTAGTGTTAGTGGATATTTTGAAGTTCCGGCTTTTTGTTTTTTGGATGAAGAAGATGCTAAGTTTATAATTATGTTTCTTAGAACAAAGGGTAATTTAAAGGAAATGGAAAGACTGACGGGGATAGGTTATTTCGCATTGCGAGGAAGGCTTGACAAAGTACTTGAGAAAATGGGATTAACTCCTATAGAAGAAATGATAGAGGAAACTCAGGGAACCGATGAAGATGTTTTTAAGCTTCTTAGGGAAAAGAAAATAACGGTGGAAGAGGCTATCGCCTTGTTGAAAAGAAAAAAAGCACAAGAGTGA
- a CDS encoding methyl-accepting chemotaxis protein: MSLRAKLILSLVLVGVVSAFVSVFVSVLVSTPIVRDASAQIQALVLSTLKKDIEVYLSEITKPLADYSFSGAISPYMTNVSDDLGISQLGWGVRNAYSALSQKGYVDVFVVLPDQRVVSKDGLVQLKFPTDILEKVFTGKTKTDIFMPYNYNGKSYMLVIAAVYDFGEHVIGALAGLYPMEGLQKLVSNIKIGKTGYVVLSYGTLVVAHPKTEFVGKLDLAKEEGTKILAQEILSKTKGTVVYNFQGKKFTTFERIGNYNLTAIGIIPFSEIAEAGNKIILSGVFAGTIIALGAALIAIFLTDTITKRINYVVDVAQKVAQNDLTESIQEEHLGKDEISKLGHAFKLLIESFKQTVAEVMKLSTQVSSVSFMLDDLARNSAEAAAHSKETVQKTTLEVQDIAAATEEANSGMEEIAAGAQNIARYSEKLSQSAELMRENVSAVSNKMLEVEHSVADIRTGMGESLTAIIELTRFSNQIGEIVDTISSIAEQTNLLALNAAIEAARAGEAGRGFAVVADEIRKLAEESRQATKKIAEILGKIGEQAKKVEKVTTNVSQRVDGYVSTVKAAGESLKLLITKIEEVSKMTTDLAATAQEQSGATEEVSAAMDKVTKNVQEVEHDIEEMAAQISNQAEQISEVKNYSDELANAVQILNDYIKRFKI, from the coding sequence ACTGAAAAAAGATATAGAAGTTTACCTTAGTGAAATTACAAAACCTTTAGCAGATTATTCGTTCAGTGGAGCCATCTCGCCTTACATGACAAACGTTTCAGATGATCTTGGTATAAGTCAGTTGGGATGGGGCGTTAGAAATGCATACAGTGCACTTAGTCAAAAAGGATATGTGGATGTATTTGTTGTACTTCCAGATCAACGTGTTGTTTCAAAAGATGGATTGGTTCAGTTAAAGTTTCCAACTGATATTCTTGAAAAGGTGTTTACAGGTAAAACGAAAACAGATATCTTCATGCCGTACAATTACAATGGCAAAAGTTACATGTTAGTAATTGCTGCCGTTTACGATTTTGGAGAACATGTCATAGGTGCCTTGGCTGGACTTTATCCAATGGAAGGATTGCAAAAATTGGTTAGTAATATAAAGATAGGAAAAACTGGATATGTGGTTTTAAGCTATGGAACACTTGTTGTTGCACATCCAAAAACTGAATTTGTTGGAAAATTAGACCTTGCAAAAGAAGAAGGTACAAAAATCTTGGCTCAAGAGATACTTTCGAAAACAAAAGGTACGGTTGTTTACAATTTCCAAGGTAAAAAGTTCACTACGTTTGAGCGAATTGGTAATTACAATTTAACAGCAATTGGTATAATTCCGTTTTCAGAAATAGCGGAAGCAGGAAACAAAATAATTTTGTCCGGAGTGTTTGCAGGTACGATAATAGCTCTTGGTGCGGCACTGATTGCAATTTTTCTCACAGATACTATAACAAAACGTATAAACTACGTTGTTGATGTAGCACAAAAAGTTGCACAAAATGATTTGACAGAAAGTATCCAAGAGGAACATCTTGGTAAGGATGAGATTTCCAAACTTGGACATGCGTTTAAATTATTAATTGAAAGTTTCAAGCAGACCGTTGCTGAAGTTATGAAATTAAGCACACAAGTTTCTTCTGTTTCATTCATGCTTGATGATTTGGCACGAAATTCAGCCGAGGCTGCGGCACATTCTAAGGAAACAGTTCAGAAAACAACACTTGAGGTTCAAGATATTGCAGCGGCAACTGAAGAAGCTAACAGTGGTATGGAGGAGATAGCAGCCGGCGCACAAAACATCGCAAGGTATTCTGAAAAGCTTTCCCAAAGTGCAGAACTTATGAGGGAAAACGTTAGTGCTGTATCTAACAAGATGTTGGAAGTCGAGCATTCCGTGGCAGATATTAGGACGGGTATGGGTGAATCGCTAACAGCCATAATTGAGCTTACAAGATTTTCAAATCAGATTGGAGAGATTGTAGACACTATATCAAGTATTGCAGAGCAAACAAATTTATTAGCTTTGAATGCAGCTATAGAAGCAGCACGAGCGGGAGAAGCAGGAAGAGGTTTTGCCGTTGTTGCCGATGAGATCAGAAAGCTTGCTGAAGAAAGTAGGCAAGCAACAAAAAAGATCGCAGAGATTCTTGGTAAGATCGGTGAACAAGCAAAGAAAGTTGAGAAAGTAACAACAAACGTAAGTCAGAGAGTTGATGGCTACGTATCTACAGTTAAAGCAGCAGGAGAAAGTCTCAAGCTTTTGATTACAAAGATAGAGGAAGTATCCAAGATGACAACAGACCTTGCAGCTACGGCGCAGGAACAAAGCGGAGCAACTGAAGAAGTTAGTGCGGCTATGGATAAGGTAACCAAGAATGTGCAGGAAGTCGAACACGATATAGAAGAAATGGCTGCACAAATCTCTAATCAGGCTGAGCAAATAAGCGAAGTTAAAAACTACTCAGATGAACTTGCAAACGCCGTGCAAATATTAAACGATTATATAAAGAGATTCAAAATATGA